Part of the Anguilla rostrata isolate EN2019 chromosome 10, ASM1855537v3, whole genome shotgun sequence genome, GCGCGTGTTGGTAGCATAATAAAATTGGCAATAGAAATGTGTGCTACCTAATGAAAAATTTTCAAATGTTCTGGCGTTGAGCAATTCGCTCCTGTAAACGTGCCGTTTCTGTAACCAAGAGAGGAAAACTCAGATGGTCCCATGAGCCCTATATATTACCATGCACAACGTGTTTTACCTTCAGTGAAAGGCGAGAAGGGGTGCGATTGGCTGTCGATTCCGAGAGCAGCCCAGATCCACGATACAAAACCAAAAGAACTGCCCCTCGCAACTACCACTACTCTATAACAGTGAGGTGGAGaggcaaaaaaataactgaaatataacCGACTGCCTGAGTACTTTGACACCGACTAGGCTGTAACTCATCATTGGTAGCAGCGAGCTTCTGGAAGACAATCACACTATTCCGTGCGGCCACTGTGTTCGTAGCCTACACGATTACCCTACACTCTCTTTCCAGGTGGGCTAATGAAAACTCGCCTGAGATAGAAGAGCACTTTGGAAACCCACTTTGCTCTAAAGCTTCTGTCGTGACTTGTCAACTCTACTTTCGATTCGAAGTATGGCTGGCTGTCAACATTTATTCGTCCTTTTTATCGGATGGAGCTATCTATGCGGTGGATATTGCGCGATGCTGAAAGATCATTTCATCGATCTGAAGAGACTGGCGCATTCGGGGCATTTTGGGGACACTCTGGATAAGGATCACTCAGTCAAGGATGAACACGATCTGCATTTACAGGATACAGTGTCGGAGCACATGCAGATGCTCTACGAGAAATACAACAGAGCAGGTTTTCAATTCATGGACGGAAACACGGTTCGCAGTTTTAAAGCTCACTGGGGTACGTATTACGCGTTACTATTTTGTTGTTCGGTGCTTAAGTTACACTGACGCGCCGAGTGTAGTTCCACATGTTATATTGAAGATGACTCATTTCTTAGTTGTCATTGTTCTGGATTCGGATTCCATGCGTATTGTAGACTCGCCGTGGTATGGAGGATGCGTTTTGGCTATTAACAGAAATCCACCTGTTCGGAAACCCGCGCGAGTGAATAAAGGCTCCCCGTGGTGGGGACCTGTCGTAACAGGATGCCAAGTAAACAAGAATTGTTTTTCAGTCAGTTCTGCAAAACGCGTAATAAGACATACGTAAGTGTATGATGTGCAGTTTTACTTTCAAAATTTGCCAAAGGTGCACATGTACAAGAAGAACACAGCTGTCAatttaatgattattttatgctgttttaactgtgacgcggtgtgtgcttctgtgtgtgagttgCGCCTGCACGGTGACTTTCTTATATATTTAAGACTTGGTTATACACATTATTAATTACACACAACCATTTTTGTGTGTCAGACACACAACCTAgattgacttttttattttatatgtgaaTGGTTAAATTACTTCACACTATGTTGAAAGGTAGCCTATTATAAATCATAATGTATcctaaatatttttacattttgttacaaaaatgattgaaaattgTCATCATGGttcattgttaaaataataGCATTTTTGCTACAGCGTActtttttggggaaaatgcTGATGATTGAAATATTGTTCTCCATTTAAGAGAGGATCTACAGTAGACTTAGCAGACTGCTTGGGCGAGTCGGGGGAAGGAGCGGGGGTCTTCTGTCTCTTCGTAATATGAGAATATACCTCCTCCTACAGGCACCTCTTAGAAATGCACATGAAACCTTTTGAATGGCCCCAAATGTTTCATACATGACTGAATGCGTAAGGTGCTTGCAATGCTTTCCATCCTTACTTCTCTGGGGTGGGAGAGAGTTATTTTGAATCGGCTCAGAgttatgcatttgtttaataCAGTCCAAAATGCAGTGTCACAAGAAACATATCTAATTCTTATTTGCTGTTTATGCATCCAGGTACAATCAATGGTAAGCAGCTGCAGATCTTTAATCTGACATCCCTGACCAAGTCAGAAGACGTGCTCTCGGCTACTCTGCACTATTACATAGGAGACCTGCAGAACGGCACCCACGGATGTGCAAGCCCTAAGACCTGCCATCGTCATGGCCCGCGAAAACAGGGCCACATTCATCTGGACGTGTGGAGTTTCGCCTCAGTGGATAACAACACGAGGACTCTGGGACACTTTCTCATCAACGTCTCCACGCTCCACCGGGACTTCATATCCTGGCAGTGGAGGGATATTACGCGGGTCGTCAACCGGGCCAAGCACCACGACGAGCTTCTGATCGGCATCGCCGTGTCATCGCGGGGGCGGCGGCCCTGGAAGCAGCTCCTCTCCGACCGCTCCCCGTACGTCCTGGTGTACGCCAACGACTCGGCCATCTCCGAGCCCGAGAGCGTGGTCTCCACCCTGCGCCGCCACAAGGGGGCGCTGGCCCCCGGGCTCCACAGGCTGGGGGCGCGTGCGGCTAACGGCAcggcgcagcagcagcagcggcggcgggcgAGGCGCTCCGCCAAcgtcctcctccccctccagaaCAACGAGCTGCCCGGGCCGGAGTACCCGTACGAGACGCCGGGTTGGGATGAGCCCGGCCCCTACGACCCGCTGGAGGACAAGCCGGCCAAGCGCCCCAGGAAGAAGCCGCGCAAGAACCAGCGCCACAAGGTGCCGCTGCTGCAGTTCGACGAGCAGACTATAAAGAAAGCGCGCAAGAAACAGTGGAACGAGCCGCGGAATTGTGCCCGCAGGTACCTGAAGGTGGACTTTGCGGACATCGGCTGGAGCGACTGGATTATTTCCCCCAAGTCCTTCGACGCCTACTATTGTTCAGGCTCTTGTCCGTTTCCTATGCCAAAGGTACGTATTTTTGCAGTCAGAGGCTGTTAGTGTGCATACTTATGTTCCTAATATTTCTCCCTtgcatgcaaatatgcaatGCTCTTCACTGTCCACTAGATGGCATCAAAAAGTAACGTTTTGTCAGTGGGACCCGCTTGCACGAACTGTTGCATCAGTTAACTGCTGGTGTAGCAGCAGGCAGCCTTTTCTTAACTGACCTGTTTCTTGCTGATTTAAAGTTCCAGACTCCGTAGAGTATCAGCTCTTTTTTGttctggaatgaaaaaaaatcaagtccaatttctgaaaataaatgtattcctGAAAATCCAACATTTTGGAGAGACTTGCAAATGTTGCTTTAGATGTTTGCTTGTACAGTCTCTGTCCAGCAGGTTATAATAGCATGTAATGACCAATGTTATAATTGGTTCTTCTGTACAGTATCCAAAAATAAGCAATTGTATTGCAGGTATAATATTGgtaattacatttacaaatattcTGGTTTTAAATGAGTGGTTATACATATAATATTTAACAATTAGATGTGACCAGCTGTTTAAATCACCATTAAGTGGAAATACCCAATGTAAGGGGTTCACCAAAGTTATGATTTCATTATTGCCTTTCTGGTGGAGTATGAACTGATAACAtcattatataaaatatcatttttgcaaatatttaaattaagatgcaaagcaatttaaatgaacttttttgATGGTCTTATCATTTCACATGCTAAAAGTAAATAAtgctgaaaatgcacatttatctGTTTAATGTGGAGCAGCCTCTTGTGGTTGAACTATGAATGAAACTAAATTTAGATTTGTTGGTGTCAATCTGACATCCAACTGGCTGACTGAGACTCTTATCCCTCACATGAAATGCATAGTGCTGAGAAACAGTGTATAGTCATTTAGTCTTTAAGACAGCAGATAGATGTAAAATAGCTGTTAATTAGTGCTGGGCTGTTCTGTTTGCAAAAATGATGGGCGTGATATTACAAGTGGTAATGTCACTGAACAAAATTGAGTGCCTTAGTGGCTGAATGAAGTATGTTATTTGTATGGTAAGtgtgcactttaaaaaataataataatttcaaaaagaaacttTCCATGATGGGTAGTCGAGTATGCTTTTGCATAAGCCCTACACTTATGAAAAAGCTTGCAGTTACTTCAAGAAACCAAGTAATTTGtcaggattattttttttaggtaCCTTAGTCTGTTTGCATATGTGGATAGTTCTCCCTAAACAGTGTAGGCGCTT contains:
- the bmp3 gene encoding bone morphogenetic protein 3; protein product: MAGCQHLFVLFIGWSYLCGGYCAMLKDHFIDLKRLAHSGHFGDTLDKDHSVKDEHDLHLQDTVSEHMQMLYEKYNRAGFQFMDGNTVRSFKAHWGTINGKQLQIFNLTSLTKSEDVLSATLHYYIGDLQNGTHGCASPKTCHRHGPRKQGHIHLDVWSFASVDNNTRTLGHFLINVSTLHRDFISWQWRDITRVVNRAKHHDELLIGIAVSSRGRRPWKQLLSDRSPYVLVYANDSAISEPESVVSTLRRHKGALAPGLHRLGARAANGTAQQQQRRRARRSANVLLPLQNNELPGPEYPYETPGWDEPGPYDPLEDKPAKRPRKKPRKNQRHKVPLLQFDEQTIKKARKKQWNEPRNCARRYLKVDFADIGWSDWIISPKSFDAYYCSGSCPFPMPKSLNPSNHATIQSIVRAVGVVPGIPEPCCVPEKMSSLSILFFDEHSNVVLKVYPNMTVDSCACR